In a genomic window of Amycolatopsis japonica:
- a CDS encoding DUF2752 domain-containing protein has protein sequence MTGRVLVSLDRDRHRGLTIAAVVFLAGAVMLRMVGVPTVDLHGPLHYLGIMDPLCGGTRATFLLLTGEATAAARYNPLVFPLAAAVLCMLVRSGVGMIAGRWLEIRLPRRWRRGAVAILIIGVAALSVRQQWNAELLMQSWPVA, from the coding sequence GTGACCGGTCGTGTTCTCGTATCGCTGGATCGTGATCGTCATCGTGGACTTACCATCGCGGCCGTCGTCTTCTTGGCGGGGGCAGTGATGTTGCGAATGGTCGGCGTACCGACGGTCGATCTTCACGGACCACTGCACTACCTGGGCATTATGGACCCGTTGTGTGGCGGTACGCGGGCGACTTTCCTCTTGCTAACGGGGGAAGCGACTGCTGCTGCCCGCTACAACCCGCTGGTCTTCCCTCTCGCCGCCGCGGTTCTCTGCATGCTGGTCCGCTCCGGAGTCGGGATGATCGCCGGTCGTTGGCTTGAGATTCGCTTGCCGCGGCGATGGCGGCGTGGCGCCGTGGCGATCCTCATCATCGGAGTGGCCGCTTTGTCGGTTCGCCAGCAGTGGAATGCCGAGTTGTTGATGCAGTCCTGGCCGGTGGCATGA
- a CDS encoding zf-HC2 domain-containing protein: MASFCPLGVSAAAYLIGILDETERADFERHIRFCRSCRQEVDDLTPVVRLLQAMKADLATKKRTRNR, translated from the coding sequence ATGGCCAGCTTCTGCCCACTCGGCGTCTCGGCGGCGGCCTACCTGATCGGCATCCTCGACGAGACCGAACGAGCGGACTTCGAACGACACATCCGGTTCTGCCGGAGCTGCCGCCAGGAAGTCGACGACCTGACGCCGGTCGTTCGGCTGCTTCAAGCCATGAAGGCCGACCTTGCAACGAAGAAGCGCACCCGGAACCGCTAA
- a CDS encoding VanZ family protein — protein MTVFGTHVPISSWTLVALVAGCLVSVPLAKLLAARTGWSRNATLTTLMLLAASLAITLTPGEDSGVYEFHPCLSIGTADPIDGLLHSGGGLGGTLLNALLLLPLTCAATLATKRALPTLFFAFLLPALIEPLQTLIPGRYCSLSDQAANTVGAVLGVALGYLLLRRASRHGSDDATPEKAGDQGRGDAR, from the coding sequence GTGACGGTCTTCGGCACCCACGTGCCCATTTCGAGCTGGACACTGGTGGCGCTGGTCGCCGGCTGCCTGGTCAGCGTGCCACTCGCCAAGCTACTTGCGGCTCGCACCGGCTGGAGCAGGAACGCCACCCTGACTACGCTCATGCTGCTCGCCGCCAGTCTGGCCATCACGCTGACTCCCGGCGAAGATTCGGGCGTATACGAGTTTCACCCTTGCCTGTCCATCGGGACCGCGGATCCGATCGACGGACTCCTGCATTCCGGCGGCGGACTCGGCGGCACTCTGCTCAACGCCCTGCTACTGCTTCCCCTCACCTGCGCCGCGACCCTGGCGACCAAACGCGCGCTGCCGACGTTGTTCTTCGCGTTCCTGCTCCCCGCGCTCATCGAGCCGCTGCAGACCTTGATCCCCGGCCGGTACTGCAGCCTGTCCGATCAGGCCGCCAACACGGTCGGCGCCGTGCTGGGCGTGGCGCTCGGCTACCTGCTGCTCCGACGAGCGAGCAGGCATGGATCCGATGACGCCACGCCCGAGAAGGCCGGCGATCAGGGCCGTGGAGATGCTCGGTAG
- a CDS encoding heavy-metal-associated domain-containing protein, whose amino-acid sequence MASTEKFIFQVDGMHCGSCALLIDDALEDLPGVLSTQTTMKKGISTVELDADRSSVEDVIKAIEGLGYRASPRP is encoded by the coding sequence ATGGCATCAACCGAGAAGTTCATCTTCCAGGTCGACGGTATGCACTGCGGCAGCTGCGCCTTGCTCATCGACGACGCGCTGGAAGACCTCCCCGGCGTGCTGAGCACGCAGACGACCATGAAAAAGGGGATCAGCACCGTCGAGCTGGACGCGGACCGAAGCAGCGTCGAGGACGTGATCAAGGCGATCGAGGGACTGGGCTACCGAGCATCTCCACGGCCCTGA